A genomic segment from Sphingopyxis sp. DBS4 encodes:
- a CDS encoding helix-turn-helix domain-containing protein, producing the protein MADETTKKIPRSYSRYTREAVRLLGGLIRARRIERRLSVEDLATRSGVSRDMMRRIEQGDPRCAIGLVFEAAAIVGVALFDSDRDRLAGHLVEQETKLRLLPKAVHKPRSEVKDDF; encoded by the coding sequence ATGGCCGACGAGACGACAAAAAAGATCCCGCGCAGCTATTCGCGCTACACCCGCGAGGCTGTGCGCCTGCTGGGCGGGCTCATTCGCGCCCGGCGGATCGAACGGCGGCTGAGCGTCGAAGACCTCGCGACGCGCAGCGGCGTGTCGCGCGACATGATGCGCCGTATCGAGCAGGGCGACCCGCGCTGCGCCATCGGCCTCGTCTTCGAGGCGGCCGCGATCGTCGGGGTCGCGCTGTTCGACAGCGACCGGGACCGTCTCGCTGGACATCTCGTCGAGCAGGAAACGAAGCTGCGCCTGCTTCCCAAGGCCGTTCACAAGCCGCGATCCGAGGTGAAGGATGACTTCTGA